In the Chloroflexota bacterium genome, one interval contains:
- a CDS encoding GAF domain-containing protein gives MSPDLQFALKLLSSINLTVASAIVLTAFSLVAYMLAHNFRNAVARAFSLLLLFVAVVYCGDVMVANAQVPRAIEGWLRFQWLGIAFVPAAYLHFSDALARTTGISARPRRTRVLVGYGLGVLTLGAVLFSDLIVRSRETYPTLAYLQAGPLFWAFALYFVIATLTGARNIQRARLRALTPATRRRMTYLAVAFVAPALGAFPYLLVASLPPDPLAQMALESLLFVGNVAVSLMIVVMGYAVAYFGALTPDRVIKHSLIHYLLRGPFVGTCVLALILLTPDTERLLGLPRETFLVFSVTGLIVVLQVLINVSKPFIDRIIYRQDRDEILWLQELDNRLLTSSDLSQILENILATICEQLRVGGGFVALLSGEGLQLETACGSAEKARACLRELRPNGWALSSPDAPSQNGRRLSLRRDNFREEHGYWLIPLRSKDRQSVLGVLGMEARIYPLTEEEIASLETLVGQAEIALEDRLLQQTVFAALKQITPEIQQIQQWRTEPRYATTPPIPSLRVDADAAEFRQAVKDALSQLWGGPKLTRNPLTQLHAVSQAVGEANGNPAKALRQTLIQAVEMLKPAGERSFTAPDWLLYNILEMKFIQRQKTSDIARKLAMSESDLYRKQRVAIEEVAKVLVAMEKEAIQTRAAQ, from the coding sequence GTGTCGCCTGATTTGCAATTTGCCCTGAAATTGCTTTCGTCCATCAACCTGACCGTCGCCTCGGCGATCGTGCTGACGGCGTTTTCTCTGGTGGCCTACATGCTGGCCCACAACTTCCGCAACGCCGTCGCGCGGGCGTTCTCGTTGCTGCTCCTCTTCGTGGCGGTGGTTTACTGCGGCGACGTGATGGTGGCCAACGCCCAGGTTCCCCGCGCGATTGAGGGCTGGCTCCGCTTCCAGTGGCTGGGCATCGCGTTTGTCCCTGCGGCCTACCTGCACTTCTCGGACGCCCTGGCGCGCACGACGGGCATCTCTGCGCGGCCTCGGCGGACGCGCGTGCTTGTCGGCTACGGCCTGGGCGTGCTGACGCTGGGGGCCGTCCTGTTCTCGGACCTCATCGTGCGCAGCCGCGAGACGTATCCCACGCTCGCCTACTTGCAGGCTGGGCCGTTGTTCTGGGCCTTCGCCCTGTACTTCGTCATCGCCACGCTCACGGGAGCGCGCAACATCCAGCGGGCGCGGCTTCGCGCGCTGACGCCCGCCACGCGGCGGCGCATGACCTACCTGGCCGTGGCGTTCGTCGCCCCGGCGTTGGGCGCCTTTCCGTATCTTCTGGTGGCCAGCCTGCCCCCCGATCCGCTGGCGCAGATGGCACTGGAGAGCCTGCTGTTCGTCGGCAACGTGGCCGTCTCGCTCATGATCGTCGTCATGGGGTACGCGGTCGCCTACTTCGGCGCGCTGACGCCCGACCGCGTGATCAAGCACAGCCTGATCCACTACTTGCTGCGCGGGCCGTTCGTGGGCACCTGCGTCCTGGCCCTCATCCTGCTCACGCCCGACACGGAGCGGCTCCTGGGTCTGCCCCGCGAGACGTTCCTCGTCTTCTCGGTAACGGGCCTCATCGTCGTCTTGCAGGTGCTCATCAACGTGAGCAAGCCGTTCATTGACCGCATCATCTATCGGCAGGACAGGGACGAGATCCTCTGGCTCCAAGAACTGGACAATCGCCTTCTGACCAGCAGCGACCTGTCGCAAATCCTGGAGAACATCCTCGCCACGATTTGCGAGCAACTGCGGGTGGGCGGCGGGTTCGTGGCGCTGTTGAGCGGCGAAGGTCTGCAATTGGAAACCGCGTGTGGCTCGGCCGAGAAGGCGCGCGCGTGCCTGCGCGAACTGCGGCCCAACGGATGGGCGCTCTCCTCCCCCGATGCCCCTTCGCAGAACGGCAGGCGGCTTTCCCTGCGCCGCGACAACTTCCGCGAGGAGCATGGCTACTGGCTGATCCCGCTGCGCTCCAAAGACCGACAAAGCGTGCTCGGCGTCCTGGGGATGGAAGCGCGCATCTACCCGCTGACGGAAGAAGAGATCGCATCGCTGGAGACGCTGGTGGGCCAGGCCGAGATCGCGCTGGAAGACCGTCTGCTCCAGCAGACGGTGTTCGCGGCGCTCAAGCAGATCACCCCCGAAATCCAGCAGATTCAGCAGTGGCGCACCGAGCCGCGCTACGCCACCACGCCGCCGATCCCCTCGCTGCGGGTGGATGCCGACGCCGCCGAGTTCCGCCAGGCGGTCAAGGACGCCTTGAGCCAACTTTGGGGCGGGCCCAAACTCACGCGCAACCCGTTGACCCAACTGCACGCTGTGAGCCAGGCCGTAGGGGAGGCCAACGGCAATCCGGCCAAGGCGCTCCGCCAGACCCTCATCCAGGCGGTGGAGATGCTGAAGCCCGCCGGAGAACGTTCGTTCACGGCGCCCGACTGGCTGCTGTACAACATTCTGGAGATGAAGTTCATCCAGCGCCAGAAGACCAGCGACATCGCCCGCAAACTCGCCATGAGCGAGTCGGACCTGTACCGCAAGCAGCGCGTGGCGATTGAGGAGGTCGCGAAGGTCCTCGTGGCGATGGAGAAAGAGGCCATTCAGACGCGCGCCGCGCAATGA
- the infA gene encoding translation initiation factor IF-1, producing the protein MAKRDTRQAKKKEVIEAQGTVIETLPNAQFRVQLDSGHEVLAHISGKIRMYYIRILLGDRVLVELSPYDLTRGRIVYRYKK; encoded by the coding sequence ATGGCGAAACGGGACACGCGACAGGCGAAGAAGAAGGAAGTCATTGAGGCGCAAGGCACCGTGATAGAGACGCTGCCCAACGCCCAGTTCCGCGTTCAACTGGATTCTGGGCACGAGGTGCTCGCGCACATCTCCGGCAAGATCCGCATGTACTACATCCGCATCCTGCTGGGCGACCGCGTTCTGGTGGAGTTGTCGCCCTACGACTTGACCCGCGGGCGCATCGTGTACCGCTACAAGAAGTAG
- a CDS encoding DNA translocase FtsK, with the protein MTRLLASAVGTAGAWLILAVVLTGGAVLGLGLTPQHLAAARQTAAGLAEAIRDRLRRREAEEPVVNLPPQPAPRKRPALPKAKAAKPEVEPEPAPQPRVRRAKNLPPIDLLDPGSPQKFSETDARIRAAIIEETLASFGVPARVVEINVGPVVTQFGVEPGYIEAPGSNGHVRQRKVRVSKIYGLANDLALALAAAPIRIEAPVPGKSLVGIEVPNADVSLVSLRSVLESDAFRKSKGRLKIALGHNVSGKPVFADLAEMPHLLIAGATGSGKSVCINAIVSSLIFNNGPDAVRLVMIDPKMVELTRYNGLPHLIGPVVVELESAVAALRWVTFQMDERYRKFAAEKARHLEDYNRRQMAQGQDPLPRIVVVIDELADLMMMSPEEVERSICRIAQMARATGIHLVIATQRPSVDVVTGLIKANFPARISFAVTSQVDSRVILDTAGAEKLLGRGDMLFMSPDSSHLQRLQGCFVSDREVDNLVKFWVEALPAEGPPAPAPWASLEEAEEEDDLLDQAIALVRQTGTASASLLQRRMRIGYPRAARLIDLMEERGIIGPPEVGGKPREVLLDDFDEFSDNGTLDADGPQTGAGPGTCA; encoded by the coding sequence ATCACCCGCCTGCTCGCCTCGGCCGTCGGGACAGCAGGGGCCTGGCTGATTCTCGCGGTCGTGTTGACAGGCGGCGCGGTGCTGGGTCTCGGCCTGACTCCCCAGCACCTGGCCGCGGCACGGCAGACCGCCGCAGGGCTTGCCGAGGCGATTCGGGATCGGCTGCGTCGGCGCGAGGCCGAGGAGCCGGTGGTGAACCTCCCGCCGCAGCCTGCTCCACGGAAGCGCCCGGCCCTGCCCAAGGCCAAGGCGGCCAAGCCTGAGGTGGAGCCTGAGCCAGCGCCACAGCCGCGGGTGCGGCGGGCGAAGAATCTCCCGCCGATTGACCTGCTGGACCCAGGTTCGCCGCAGAAGTTCAGCGAGACCGATGCGCGAATCCGCGCGGCCATCATAGAGGAGACGCTGGCTTCCTTCGGCGTGCCGGCCAGGGTGGTGGAAATCAACGTCGGGCCGGTGGTAACGCAGTTCGGCGTGGAGCCCGGCTACATAGAGGCGCCCGGCTCCAACGGCCACGTCCGGCAGCGCAAGGTGCGGGTCAGCAAGATCTACGGGCTGGCCAACGACCTAGCGCTGGCTCTGGCCGCCGCGCCGATTCGGATTGAGGCCCCGGTGCCCGGGAAATCCCTGGTCGGCATAGAGGTCCCGAACGCCGACGTGAGCCTGGTGTCGCTGCGGTCGGTGTTGGAGTCCGACGCCTTCCGCAAGAGCAAGGGTCGGCTGAAGATCGCGCTGGGGCATAACGTGTCGGGCAAGCCGGTATTCGCGGACCTGGCCGAGATGCCGCACCTGCTCATCGCCGGCGCGACGGGTTCGGGCAAGTCCGTGTGCATCAACGCCATCGTCTCGTCGCTGATCTTCAACAACGGGCCGGATGCCGTCCGCCTGGTCATGATAGACCCGAAGATGGTGGAACTGACCCGATACAACGGGCTGCCCCACCTCATCGGGCCGGTGGTGGTGGAGTTGGAGTCGGCTGTGGCGGCGCTTCGGTGGGTTACCTTCCAGATGGACGAGCGCTACCGCAAGTTCGCGGCTGAGAAGGCGCGCCACCTGGAGGATTACAACCGCCGGCAGATGGCGCAGGGCCAAGACCCGCTGCCGCGCATCGTGGTGGTGATTGACGAACTGGCCGACCTGATGATGATGAGCCCCGAAGAGGTGGAGCGGTCAATCTGTCGCATCGCCCAGATGGCGCGGGCTACGGGCATTCACCTGGTCATCGCCACCCAGCGCCCGTCGGTGGATGTGGTAACGGGCCTCATCAAGGCCAACTTCCCGGCCCGCATCTCGTTTGCGGTAACGTCGCAGGTGGATTCGCGGGTGATTCTGGACACGGCCGGCGCCGAGAAACTGCTGGGGCGCGGCGACATGCTGTTCATGTCGCCCGATTCCAGCCACCTGCAGCGGTTGCAGGGCTGCTTTGTCTCGGACCGCGAGGTGGACAACCTGGTGAAGTTCTGGGTAGAGGCGCTGCCTGCCGAAGGCCCGCCAGCGCCCGCGCCGTGGGCCTCGCTGGAAGAGGCCGAGGAGGAGGACGATCTGCTGGACCAGGCCATCGCGCTGGTGCGGCAGACCGGGACCGCGTCGGCGTCGCTGCTGCAGCGGCGGATGCGCATCGGGTATCCGCGGGCGGCGCGGCTGATTGACCTCATGGAAGAGCGCGGCATCATCGGGCCGCCCGAGGTCGGGGGCAAGCCCAGGGAAGTGTTGCTGGACGATTTTGACGAGTTCTCGGACAACGGGACACTGGACGCCGACGGCCCGCAGACCGGCGCGGGCCCAGGGACGTGCGCGTAG
- a CDS encoding GNAT family N-acetyltransferase, translating to MRIRRAELVDLNACMDMDRSYSTDYVWQVEERSRSGEISVTFRTVRLPRTAQIRVPRLETGLLTCWQQDECFVVAENDSRILGFLNMPVVPSEPVARIRHLVVDAPHRRKGVGSALLTSVAAWARDQGVSGILAETETNNHPAISFLQRQGFAFCGYSDQLAVNQGIRLFFILPLR from the coding sequence ATGCGCATCCGTCGTGCGGAACTCGTGGACCTGAACGCGTGCATGGACATGGACCGCTCCTATTCCACCGACTACGTGTGGCAGGTGGAGGAACGTTCCCGTAGCGGCGAAATCTCCGTTACCTTTCGGACGGTCCGCCTGCCCCGCACGGCGCAGATTCGGGTTCCCCGACTGGAAACCGGCCTTCTAACCTGCTGGCAGCAGGATGAATGCTTTGTCGTCGCCGAGAACGACAGCCGGATTCTCGGCTTCCTGAACATGCCCGTGGTGCCATCGGAACCTGTGGCGCGCATCCGCCACCTGGTGGTGGACGCGCCGCACCGCCGCAAGGGCGTGGGGAGCGCCTTGCTGACGTCTGTAGCCGCATGGGCGCGCGACCAGGGCGTGAGCGGCATCCTGGCCGAGACCGAGACCAACAATCATCCCGCCATCTCGTTCCTTCAGCGACAGGGGTTCGCGTTTTGTGGCTACAGCGACCAGTTGGCGGTGAACCAAGGCATTCGGCTGTTCTTCATCCTGCCGCTGCGCTAG
- a CDS encoding ABC transporter permease, translated as MRKELLEYWRTYRAVVLGVVFVIFGILSPAAARYMPDILAVLDTQGMVIQLPPPTVADANAQFVKNMSQIGAIALILIAMGAVSRERDKGTVAFTLSKPVPRGAFLLSKALALLIITWAALALAAMVHAYYTRLLLGPLPLGRCAAMAALVGVYLTALLAITFLGSTLTKSLAVSAAVGFGGYLLIGLLGAIPRLAPYLPGDLLGRALAAGNGTFQMAWGGFISALAIAVGCWVAAWLAFRQVEL; from the coding sequence TTGAGAAAGGAACTCCTGGAGTACTGGCGGACCTACCGCGCGGTGGTTCTCGGCGTCGTGTTCGTGATCTTCGGGATACTGTCGCCCGCGGCAGCGCGCTACATGCCCGACATCCTCGCCGTGTTGGACACGCAGGGGATGGTCATCCAGTTGCCCCCGCCCACGGTGGCCGACGCCAACGCGCAGTTCGTCAAGAACATGTCGCAAATCGGGGCCATCGCGCTGATTCTCATCGCCATGGGAGCGGTCTCCCGCGAGCGGGACAAGGGGACGGTGGCCTTCACCCTGAGCAAGCCCGTGCCGCGCGGGGCCTTCCTGCTGTCCAAGGCGCTGGCGCTGCTCATCATAACGTGGGCCGCGTTGGCGCTGGCGGCGATGGTCCACGCGTACTACACGCGGCTCCTGCTCGGCCCGCTGCCATTGGGCCGCTGCGCGGCTATGGCAGCGCTGGTCGGCGTATACCTCACCGCGCTCCTGGCGATCACGTTCCTGGGGAGCACCCTGACGAAGAGCCTGGCCGTGTCGGCGGCCGTGGGCTTCGGCGGCTACCTGCTCATCGGCCTGCTCGGCGCGATCCCACGGCTGGCCCCGTACCTGCCGGGCGACCTGCTGGGGCGGGCGCTGGCCGCGGGCAACGGCACGTTCCAGATGGCGTGGGGCGGCTTCATCAGCGCGCTGGCCATCGCCGTGGGCTGTTGGGTGGCGGCCTGGCTTGCCTTCCGCCAGGTGGAACTATGA
- a CDS encoding MFS transporter: MPSARWNYEREPACGTALGDPAHARGNLMQPQPRAYYRSFPTQLWVLVGGGFINSLGSALVFPFLTLYLRQRLGIPLLQVGLVFTINAAAGLCAGMLGGFIADRFGRRTVMLVSLLSTSVVLLLMGLASTYAQMVVLAAAIGLTSPLSQPARDAMIADLTQPSQRAEAYSMLRVASNLGYAIGPAIGGFLASVSYLLSFGLAASASLAVFVLTWFLVRETLTDAARAHAGNNPSRGFGPVFRDAPFMLFCVLGLLTAVAYAQVTTNLPVHMKESLGLGERYFGWVMTTNAAMVVALQMAITRAIARWPRLPTLALGAALYGVGLGAIGLVSAFPGFIACAVIYTLGEIVVSPTANAFTADLSPAEMRGRYMGLLALTWGLAYGIGPALGGAMYDAGLKVALWFAAGGLALGTALGYLLLQRYMRKRG; encoded by the coding sequence TTGCCTTCCGCCAGGTGGAACTATGAGCGCGAACCCGCCTGCGGCACAGCCCTGGGCGACCCCGCACACGCGAGGGGCAACCTGATGCAGCCCCAGCCGCGTGCGTACTACCGTTCCTTCCCCACCCAGTTGTGGGTGCTCGTAGGGGGCGGGTTCATCAACTCCCTCGGAAGCGCGTTGGTGTTCCCGTTTCTGACGCTGTACCTGCGGCAGCGGCTGGGAATCCCCCTGCTCCAGGTGGGGCTCGTCTTCACCATCAACGCCGCCGCCGGATTGTGCGCCGGAATGCTGGGCGGGTTCATCGCCGACCGCTTCGGGCGCCGCACGGTGATGCTCGTCAGTTTGCTTTCCACCAGCGTCGTGCTGCTCCTGATGGGCCTGGCATCCACCTACGCGCAGATGGTCGTCCTGGCCGCCGCCATCGGGCTGACCAGCCCGCTCTCGCAGCCTGCGAGGGACGCCATGATCGCCGATTTGACCCAGCCAAGCCAGCGGGCCGAAGCCTACAGTATGCTGCGCGTCGCTAGCAACCTGGGCTATGCCATCGGCCCGGCCATCGGCGGGTTCCTGGCCAGCGTCTCGTACCTACTCTCCTTCGGCTTGGCGGCGTCGGCCTCGCTGGCGGTGTTCGTCCTGACTTGGTTCCTGGTGCGCGAGACCCTGACCGACGCCGCCCGAGCGCACGCCGGCAACAACCCATCGCGCGGGTTCGGCCCTGTGTTTCGCGACGCGCCGTTCATGCTCTTCTGCGTGCTGGGGCTTTTGACCGCAGTGGCCTACGCTCAGGTAACGACGAACTTGCCGGTGCACATGAAGGAATCGCTTGGGCTGGGCGAACGCTACTTCGGGTGGGTCATGACCACCAACGCGGCGATGGTGGTGGCGCTCCAGATGGCCATCACCCGCGCCATTGCCCGGTGGCCGCGGCTGCCGACCCTGGCGCTCGGCGCGGCCCTGTACGGCGTCGGCCTGGGCGCCATCGGGTTGGTGTCGGCGTTCCCTGGGTTCATCGCGTGCGCGGTCATCTACACCCTGGGCGAGATAGTAGTCTCACCCACGGCCAACGCCTTCACCGCCGACCTTTCGCCGGCCGAGATGCGCGGGCGCTACATGGGGCTTCTGGCCCTCACGTGGGGCTTGGCGTATGGCATCGGCCCCGCGCTAGGCGGCGCGATGTACGATGCGGGGCTCAAGGTCGCCCTGTGGTTCGCGGCGGGCGGCCTCGCCTTGGGCACGGCCCTGGGCTATCTCTTGCTCCAGCGGTACATGCGCAAGCGGGGCTAG
- a CDS encoding MFS transporter — MRRIRWYDYITVNIYWLGLTTVSQSFSIIIPLIVQRFVTTAEQGEAYGTIRLYTLMVALLAQALFGMLSDRSTLRWGRRRPFILLGTLGNMLAIIAVGASPTYWFLFGALVFSQIASNAAHGAEQGLIPDLVPEEYRGRFSGIKAVMDLLPVIIVAMTVGPLVAKGQMWAGIFVAVGILFVTMALTMLVREEPLREPPGPLNWEPFLRLVAMTLVFLVVILGLGAAAKWVGEQVAGVQSVPALLLIMGLVGAVAIAGAVIVGVWASVRISIGPENARRYPSFAWWVVNRLAFLVGTTNLAGFAVYFLQSRLGFPGETAAKPASQLMMVVGILILLFAFPSGYLADRVGRKRLVAASGIIAALGALVLILAPNMTVIYVGGCIVGAATGMFFTTNWALGTDIVPKEEAGKYLGISNLAGAGAGAVGGYIGGPIADYFTRHVPQSPGIGYVLIFAIYGFMFLVSALVLTRVREEWKGKTAEG, encoded by the coding sequence ATGCGAAGAATCCGCTGGTACGATTACATCACGGTCAACATCTACTGGCTCGGTTTGACCACGGTCTCCCAGAGTTTCTCCATCATCATACCCCTGATTGTGCAACGGTTTGTTACCACTGCCGAACAGGGCGAGGCTTACGGAACCATTCGGCTGTACACCCTGATGGTGGCCTTGCTGGCCCAGGCCCTGTTCGGGATGCTCTCGGATCGCAGCACGCTGCGTTGGGGGCGGCGGCGGCCCTTCATCCTGCTGGGCACGCTGGGCAACATGCTGGCCATCATCGCCGTCGGGGCCTCGCCCACCTACTGGTTCCTGTTCGGGGCGCTGGTCTTCTCGCAGATTGCCTCCAACGCCGCCCACGGCGCGGAGCAGGGCCTCATCCCCGACCTGGTGCCGGAAGAGTACCGGGGCCGGTTTTCGGGCATCAAGGCCGTGATGGATCTGCTGCCGGTCATCATCGTCGCCATGACGGTCGGCCCGCTGGTCGCCAAGGGGCAGATGTGGGCGGGCATTTTCGTGGCGGTGGGCATCTTGTTCGTAACGATGGCTCTCACGATGCTGGTGCGCGAGGAGCCGCTGCGGGAGCCACCGGGGCCTCTGAACTGGGAGCCTTTCCTGCGGCTTGTCGCCATGACGCTGGTATTCCTCGTGGTCATCTTGGGGCTGGGGGCGGCGGCGAAATGGGTCGGCGAGCAGGTCGCGGGCGTGCAATCGGTGCCGGCGCTGCTGCTCATCATGGGCCTCGTGGGGGCCGTGGCCATCGCAGGCGCGGTGATCGTGGGCGTGTGGGCCAGCGTGCGCATCAGCATCGGCCCCGAAAACGCGCGGCGGTATCCATCCTTCGCCTGGTGGGTGGTGAACCGCCTGGCGTTCCTGGTCGGCACCACGAACCTGGCCGGTTTTGCCGTGTACTTCCTGCAATCGCGCCTGGGCTTTCCGGGCGAAACGGCCGCCAAGCCTGCTTCGCAGTTGATGATGGTGGTGGGCATTCTGATTCTGCTTTTCGCCTTCCCGAGCGGGTACCTGGCGGACCGAGTCGGGCGCAAGCGATTGGTGGCGGCGAGTGGCATCATTGCGGCGCTGGGCGCGCTGGTGCTCATTCTGGCGCCCAACATGACCGTCATCTACGTGGGCGGCTGCATCGTCGGCGCGGCCACCGGCATGTTCTTCACCACCAACTGGGCCTTGGGCACCGACATCGTGCCGAAGGAAGAGGCCGGCAAGTACCTGGGCATCTCCAACCTGGCGGGGGCGGGGGCCGGCGCGGTGGGCGGCTACATCGGCGGCCCCATCGCCGACTACTTCACCCGCCATGTGCCCCAGTCGCCGGGCATCGGGTATGTGCTCATCTTCGCCATCTACGGGTTCATGTTCCTCGTGTCGGCGCTGGTGCTGACGCGCGTGCGCGAGGAGTGGAAAGGCAAAACAGCGGAAGGATAG
- the rpsU gene encoding 30S ribosomal protein S21: MATVTLRSGESYEDLLRRFRKQVTEDKILSVYRQKRWYVSKSELKRKAKRRGLRKMRQQQRRMARRLE; encoded by the coding sequence TTGGCTACCGTTACACTGCGATCTGGAGAGTCATACGAGGACTTGCTTCGGCGGTTCCGCAAGCAGGTAACCGAGGACAAAATCCTCAGCGTGTACCGTCAGAAGCGCTGGTATGTCTCCAAGAGCGAACTGAAGCGCAAGGCCAAACGGCGCGGCCTGCGCAAGATGCGTCAACAGCAGCGACGCATGGCCCGCCGCCTGGAGTAG